The Magnetococcus marinus MC-1 genome contains the following window.
TGCCCCTGTAGCTGCCAAGCACGACCCTGTAGCGCCAGCTTCTCTAACACCACCCCCTCGGCCTGGGTATGCAGCGCCATTTCAAAAGGCAAGCCCTGCTCGGTGAGCAGATCGGGCAACCAGGAGGGCAACAGGGCACTGGGCACATGCTGCCAAGCCCCCTGCCACTGTAGCGCTGGCCCCGCACTCTGCTGCTGTAGATGCAGCGCACTATGCAGTTTGCCCCAGGCGCTGGAGTCCAGGTTAAGGGTGCCCTGCCACTGCTCAAGGGGGCCATGGCCGGTTAAGGTGAGGTGATGGGTATCCTCTAATGCCGCCCCCAGGTATTGGTGGCTCAGATTGCCCGACAGCTCAGCCAGCAGCTTGAGGGCCAATGTAGGGCTGCTGCCCAAGCCCAACCGACCTTGTAGATCCAGATTAAGCTGCGTGGCTGCTCGCCCTTTAAGGCTTAGTGAAAAGGGTTTCTCCTGCTGCGCGGTGGGGGCCACCCCCAATTGCAGCATCAGCGCCAGCGCTTCACCTCCGGTGAGGGCGGCGTCCAACTGAATCTCTGCAATGGCCGCCTGTTGCAGCTCAAAGGCTGCCAATAGGGGGCGCAGATCCACCCCTGCACCGTCATCGTCGGCGGGTTTGGCCTCCACCACTTGGGTTGGCTCGGAGTGGGGTGGCCGCAGCAGATGCAACCGCTGCACGGTGAGCGCCTCAATACGCAGCTTGCCTTGCAGCAGTGCCAGCGGGCTCCAGTGGAGACGCGCCCCCTCCAGCTGCAACCACACCCCCTGGTTATCCTTAACCGCCAGCCGTCGCAGGTGTAGATCGCTCAACTGCAAGCCGGCCTCGCCCAGTTGCAGCTCCACCCCAGCCTGGGCGGCCAACTGCTCCACGTGGGTTCCTGCCCATTGCCGTAAAGCGGGCAGTTGCCACGCGCCCCACGCCAGCAGAGGCACCAACAGAAGCAGCGCCATTAGGGCCATCAACAGGCGCAACCACCCTGCACGACCCTTAACCGGTTCGCTCTGTGTTGTCGGTTGTGGCGTCATTTAAAAAGCCTGCCCAATACTTAAATAGATTTGAAAGGGATCATCCACACCCTGCCGTTGTTTGGTGGGGAGCCCTAAATCAAAACGGAAAGGCCCCATGGGTGAAGCGTAGCGCAAACCCAGCCCCACCCCCACCAGCGGGTCGGCTGAGCCATCGGGTACGGCGGAGGCATAAGCACGCCCGGCATCCACAAAGCCCACCAACCCCAATTTATCCATCATCCGGTAGCGCACTTCGCTATTGAGCACCAACATAGAACGCCCACCGATGGGCAGCAGCTTACTATCCAACGGGCCAGCCAGTTGATGGCCATAACCGCGAATGGTACCGCCGCCCCCGGCATAAAAGCGCTTGTCCACGGGGATATCCTCATACGGCGCCCCCATGGCCATCCCCAGTTGCAGGCGGCTGGCCAGCACCAACCGAGGCTGCTCCTGCAACTGCCAATAACCACTGGCATTGCCGGTAAATTTAAGATAGTTGGAGGTAAAGCCATAGAGCTTGATAACCGGTGTCAGCTCCAAGGTGGTACGGTAGCCACGCACCGCATCCAAGGGGTCATCGGTGGCATCGGCACTAATCCCAACCGGCAGACTTAGCGTTGCGTAGCTCTCTTTTTTGTTACTGCTCAGATCCTTCAATGAGGCCATCCCCAAATCAGCACCAAAAGAGAGGTCATAAGGTTGACGCCAGGGCCAGAGCAGGTGCCCCTCTAGATTGACCCCCAAACGGTCATAGGCCTCCTCTTGCGCCCGTTCTAGACTGCTGGCCAAGCGCATGGTACGACGCCGTTCACCAAAGTCTGGTTTGCTTAATTCGGCCTTGAGGAGTTGTTGATCGCTGCTCAGCTTGGTGGATAGATTTAACCCCTCCCCGGCCCCAAAATAGTTACGATGTTCCCACTCGGCATGCAGCTGTGGTCCACGGTCCGAATGCCAGCCTCCCCCCGCGCGTACCGTGCGATGGGCTTTTTCTCCCAGAGTGATGAGGGGGGACCATAAGCCTTGAGGGTTGGCTTCTCGTGGTAGCGTAATGCGCACCTGCCGGAATAGACCGGTGCTTACAAAAGCCTGCCGCAACTCGGCGATACGTTGAGGGTGATAACGGGTGCCAGAGGGCCACGGCACACGGCGTTGCAAAAACGCTGCATCGACGGTTTCACCCCCCTCCCTTTGCGGGCTACCCAGTGTTACCAGCGGCCCGGTTTCGATTTGAAATGTCACGTCCAAGCTATGGCTTTGGGGCTGTACCCACGCCTCCCGCGAGAGGGCACGGGCAAAGGGATAACCCTGTTCGCGGGTCTGCTCCAACAGCGCCGCTTCGGCATCCAAAATGGTGCGCGACAAGGCAGCAGCACCGGGGCTTAAACCCAATTTTTCCAGTGACGGCGGGATAAAATCGGGGGTCGCCGGTTCAGCCATAATTTTGAGTACCCCCAACTGATACAGGGGACCGGGGCTAACCTTAAAGCGCACCCCATAGGGAGGGGCCGCTTCGGCGATGGGGAGTAGCGCCACCTGGGCATCAAAATAGCCACGAGAGCGCATCGCCTCCTCCAGCGGCAACAGATCTTTACGTGCGCGCTGGGCCAGCAGAAAAGGACTTGGTGGGGGTTGATCTT
Protein-coding sequences here:
- a CDS encoding autotransporter assembly complex protein TamA; translation: MRLFSGMLLLLLLGLPLSVQAEGEAVYKVVFTGIAEEGPLQRLLQQVSDTVARQDQPPPSPFLLAQRARKDLLPLEEAMRSRGYFDAQVALLPIAEAAPPYGVRFKVSPGPLYQLGVLKIMAEPATPDFIPPSLEKLGLSPGAAALSRTILDAEAALLEQTREQGYPFARALSREAWVQPQSHSLDVTFQIETGPLVTLGSPQREGGETVDAAFLQRRVPWPSGTRYHPQRIAELRQAFVSTGLFRQVRITLPREANPQGLWSPLITLGEKAHRTVRAGGGWHSDRGPQLHAEWEHRNYFGAGEGLNLSTKLSSDQQLLKAELSKPDFGERRRTMRLASSLERAQEEAYDRLGVNLEGHLLWPWRQPYDLSFGADLGMASLKDLSSNKKESYATLSLPVGISADATDDPLDAVRGYRTTLELTPVIKLYGFTSNYLKFTGNASGYWQLQEQPRLVLASRLQLGMAMGAPYEDIPVDKRFYAGGGGTIRGYGHQLAGPLDSKLLPIGGRSMLVLNSEVRYRMMDKLGLVGFVDAGRAYASAVPDGSADPLVGVGLGLRYASPMGPFRFDLGLPTKQRQGVDDPFQIYLSIGQAF